From a region of the Paenibacillus segetis genome:
- a CDS encoding zinc metallopeptidase, with translation MNSNLMYIPIIIAFALSMWAQFRVKGTFNKFSEVPNTYGLTGREAARRMLDANGLYDVPIEPVSGTLSDHYDPIKRVVRLSEPVYHESSVSAVAVACHEVGHAIQHKEAYPMLVLRHRMFPFVNFASGIAPFMILAGFLFGFFNLVGLGIVFFSAAVLFQLVTLPVEFDASNRARRIMLSNGLASNQDEQGVAKVLNAAALTYVAAALVSLLELARLILMFVNNNRD, from the coding sequence ATGAATTCTAATCTTATGTACATTCCGATCATTATAGCTTTCGCATTATCGATGTGGGCTCAGTTCCGAGTTAAGGGGACTTTCAATAAATTTTCGGAAGTTCCTAATACTTATGGATTAACGGGGCGTGAAGCTGCACGCCGTATGCTCGATGCTAATGGGTTATATGATGTTCCTATAGAACCAGTAAGCGGAACCTTATCTGACCACTACGACCCAATCAAACGTGTTGTTCGTTTGTCCGAACCTGTCTACCATGAAAGTTCAGTCTCAGCTGTAGCAGTAGCTTGTCACGAAGTTGGGCACGCTATTCAACACAAAGAAGCTTATCCTATGCTTGTATTACGTCATCGTATGTTTCCTTTCGTAAATTTTGCATCGGGAATCGCCCCATTCATGATATTGGCTGGTTTTCTATTCGGATTCTTTAACTTGGTAGGCCTAGGAATTGTTTTCTTCTCTGCAGCCGTTCTGTTTCAATTGGTTACTTTACCAGTCGAGTTCGATGCCAGCAATCGCGCCCGGCGGATTATGCTGAGTAATGGACTTGCGTCTAATCAGGATGAACAAGGTGTAGCTAAGGTTCTTAACGCAGCCGCATTAACGTATGTAGCCGCTGCGCTAGTCTCCCTACTCGAACTAGCACGTTTAATCCTTATGTTCGTTAACAATAACCGCGACTAA
- a CDS encoding MerR family transcriptional regulator, protein MKLFRIGELAKAADVSERTIDYYTKLGLITPETRTQKNYRLYSSETLTRLERINEMKQEKYTLEEIREKLEQWNKVSPEEQVTEKLSSLEIQMVQLQRQVKELEPLISNLQPNQARRAFSHLMPQSLACIEALNILLNHGPFT, encoded by the coding sequence ATGAAACTATTTCGAATCGGAGAATTAGCTAAAGCAGCAGATGTCAGCGAACGTACCATCGACTATTACACGAAGCTCGGATTAATTACTCCAGAGACACGAACCCAGAAGAATTATCGTTTATATAGTTCTGAAACCTTAACCCGGTTGGAACGTATTAATGAGATGAAACAAGAGAAGTATACGTTAGAAGAGATCCGCGAAAAGCTGGAGCAATGGAATAAAGTGAGCCCTGAGGAGCAAGTAACAGAGAAATTATCTTCACTTGAGATTCAGATGGTACAACTTCAACGCCAAGTTAAAGAACTCGAGCCACTTATTTCTAACTTACAGCCTAATCAAGCTCGCCGAGCGTTCTCACATTTAATGCCGCAAAGTCTCGCTTGCATCGAGGCATTAAACATCTTGCTAAATCACGGCCCTTTTACGTAA
- a CDS encoding ammonium transporter, with product MKRKWLFGLLGVVAVLAFPMSAFAADGEVTNTVLEVGLNSLFVFLAAMLVFFMQAGFALLEAGTVRMKNAGHVAGKTVLTLGITVIVWWAFGFGFAFGDGNSFLGTTGFLFGGDGAIGSFSVFSEVGVSLNLMFLFQMAFAAVSLAIACGGMAERAKLSVYIIFGVIFTIVIYPIVAHWVWGGGWLGNLGMQDYAGSTVVHLTGATAALVAALLLKPRLGKYNKEGKPNSIPGHNQVLTVLGVIILWIGWFGFNPGSALTPLGDGFFGYVLMTTNLAAAAGGVAALLISWMILGKSDIPSMLNGVLAALVAITGSCAFVDPWASVVIGAVAGVLTFFTARWFERSGLDDPICAFSVHGIAGVWGAISTGLFATPELAEKTGVGKAGLFYGGGFEQLGVQVLGVIGTFAFVFVLSFLVMGAMKYLTGLRVTEEEEMMGLDISEHGTYGYPEQMSLLNSSAKNTSV from the coding sequence ATGAAAAGAAAGTGGCTGTTTGGATTATTAGGTGTAGTTGCAGTATTAGCTTTTCCGATGTCAGCATTTGCTGCAGATGGTGAGGTTACAAACACGGTATTAGAAGTTGGACTGAATTCGTTGTTCGTATTCCTTGCTGCTATGTTGGTATTTTTTATGCAAGCAGGGTTCGCTCTATTAGAAGCTGGTACAGTACGGATGAAAAATGCAGGTCATGTCGCAGGTAAAACTGTACTGACTTTGGGTATTACAGTTATTGTTTGGTGGGCTTTTGGTTTTGGTTTCGCTTTTGGTGATGGTAATAGCTTTTTGGGAACAACCGGGTTCTTATTTGGAGGAGACGGAGCGATTGGCTCGTTTAGTGTCTTTTCAGAAGTTGGAGTTTCTCTTAACCTGATGTTCTTGTTCCAAATGGCATTTGCTGCTGTATCGCTTGCTATTGCTTGTGGTGGTATGGCTGAGCGTGCAAAGCTTAGTGTATACATTATATTCGGTGTGATATTCACGATTGTTATTTATCCGATTGTAGCTCACTGGGTATGGGGCGGTGGCTGGTTAGGAAACCTCGGTATGCAGGATTACGCTGGTTCGACTGTGGTCCATCTCACAGGTGCAACGGCAGCTTTGGTAGCTGCACTTCTACTCAAACCACGTTTAGGTAAGTACAACAAAGAAGGGAAGCCGAATAGCATTCCAGGTCATAACCAAGTGTTGACGGTTTTAGGGGTTATCATTTTATGGATCGGCTGGTTTGGGTTTAACCCGGGCAGCGCATTGACACCACTAGGTGATGGATTTTTCGGATATGTTCTGATGACAACCAATTTGGCTGCCGCTGCGGGTGGAGTTGCTGCGCTCTTAATCTCTTGGATGATTCTTGGTAAATCGGATATTCCGAGTATGTTAAATGGTGTCTTGGCCGCTCTTGTAGCGATTACCGGATCTTGTGCATTTGTAGACCCTTGGGCATCCGTTGTGATCGGTGCGGTTGCAGGTGTGCTTACTTTCTTCACAGCTAGATGGTTTGAACGTTCAGGGCTTGATGATCCAATCTGTGCATTCTCAGTTCACGGCATTGCGGGGGTATGGGGAGCTATTTCCACAGGTTTATTCGCAACACCAGAGCTCGCGGAAAAAACAGGAGTTGGTAAAGCAGGGTTGTTCTACGGTGGTGGCTTTGAACAATTGGGTGTTCAAGTGCTAGGTGTAATTGGAACTTTTGCTTTCGTATTCGTTCTGTCCTTCCTGGTCATGGGTGCGATGAAATATTTAACGGGTTTACGTGTCACTGAGGAAGAAGAGATGATGGGGCTTGATATTAGTGAGCATGGTACTTATGGGTACCCAGAACAAATGAGTTTGTTGAACTCAAGTGCTAAGAATACTTCGGTCTAA
- a CDS encoding DUF294 nucleotidyltransferase-like domain-containing protein encodes MSNGIDRDIVKFTSISSASSPELLKMARIKEQAAIYDSLATLSIGKWNQIVCGMHDEIMTRAVTLCEEALIQEGFGPPPTSYAFVTFGSAGRGEQTLWSDQDNGLIIGESSTSEEEEITFYFEQFGLRLSSILEEVGYPLCPGNVMISNPLWRKNLRDWERQLWFWSGLRGWEQVRYLMIAADLRHVTGDQVLTITLRASITRVMEQNGDSDNDLCAAVLRNTVRHKAALNVLGQVITEQSGQYTGDFDVKYGLYIPIVNAIRYLALHYGVESPSTYDRISQLEQLEAVPVRELDSCRKALDTAIRLRSLMSGVDEKGMLTGNNYLPQTLIRQKEVRLELREALSTVRLMYRTLQRQHRYAERNWL; translated from the coding sequence ATGAGCAACGGAATAGACCGCGATATCGTTAAGTTTACATCGATATCGTCGGCCTCCTCTCCTGAATTGTTGAAGATGGCCAGGATTAAGGAACAAGCGGCGATTTACGACAGCTTAGCAACCTTATCCATTGGGAAATGGAACCAGATTGTTTGCGGCATGCATGATGAGATCATGACTAGAGCTGTGACGCTGTGTGAAGAAGCCTTAATTCAGGAGGGTTTCGGCCCTCCACCTACCTCATATGCTTTCGTGACATTTGGTAGCGCTGGGCGTGGTGAACAAACGCTATGGAGTGACCAAGATAATGGGTTGATTATAGGGGAGAGTAGCACAAGTGAGGAAGAAGAGATAACCTTCTATTTTGAACAATTTGGTCTGAGACTTTCCAGTATTTTAGAGGAAGTTGGCTATCCTTTATGTCCCGGTAATGTCATGATATCTAATCCTTTATGGCGGAAGAATCTTCGAGATTGGGAGAGGCAATTGTGGTTCTGGAGCGGTCTAAGAGGTTGGGAGCAAGTTCGTTATTTAATGATTGCTGCAGATCTACGTCATGTAACAGGGGATCAAGTATTGACCATAACGCTTAGGGCGTCTATAACCCGGGTGATGGAGCAAAATGGGGATTCGGACAATGATCTCTGCGCTGCTGTTCTTCGCAATACAGTGAGACATAAAGCAGCCCTAAATGTTCTGGGACAAGTGATTACGGAGCAATCGGGCCAATATACGGGAGATTTCGATGTGAAGTATGGTCTCTATATCCCAATTGTAAATGCTATTCGTTATTTAGCTTTACATTATGGTGTAGAGTCTCCTTCTACTTACGATAGAATATCGCAGTTAGAACAGCTTGAAGCGGTACCGGTTCGAGAGCTAGATTCTTGCCGAAAGGCCCTGGATACAGCGATAAGATTGAGATCTCTAATGTCCGGCGTAGATGAGAAAGGCATGCTAACTGGGAATAATTATTTGCCTCAGACTTTGATCAGACAGAAAGAAGTTAGACTAGAGCTACGGGAGGCTCTAAGTACGGTGCGACTGATGTATCGCACATTACAGAGACAGCATCGATATGCGGAGAGGAATTGGTTATGA
- a CDS encoding exonuclease domain-containing protein has product MNEQMKGNGGFWDTLKNGGGSPRIASMLGAPSAQQIAFVRSLTKGQRRPESLRIPLTELKTAVFDLETTGFHYHYGDEILSFGAIKVEGQEISEDVYYSLAQPACTIPERIVELTGITREMAQDAPVLLEALRGFMSFVDDRVLIAHGSAHDKAFLDVALWKTTKAHLGHRVLDTMMIARKLEPTRGISGLDDWLAAYEIPVTQRHHALEDAKMTAKLWINLIQRLNERGVVTLGDLYAYLSRS; this is encoded by the coding sequence ATGAATGAGCAAATGAAGGGTAATGGTGGGTTCTGGGACACCTTGAAAAATGGGGGAGGTTCTCCACGTATTGCATCAATGCTTGGAGCTCCTAGCGCTCAACAAATAGCCTTTGTTCGCTCGCTGACCAAGGGACAGCGGAGACCCGAATCTTTGAGGATTCCACTTACAGAACTAAAGACGGCTGTGTTTGATCTAGAAACCACGGGTTTCCATTATCATTATGGTGATGAAATTCTATCGTTTGGTGCGATTAAAGTAGAAGGGCAGGAAATTAGCGAAGACGTATATTATTCTTTAGCTCAGCCTGCTTGTACGATACCTGAGCGGATTGTTGAGTTAACTGGAATTACAAGAGAAATGGCGCAGGATGCCCCGGTGTTGTTAGAAGCTTTACGAGGATTTATGTCATTTGTGGATGATCGAGTGCTTATCGCCCATGGTAGTGCACATGATAAAGCTTTTCTGGATGTTGCACTCTGGAAGACGACAAAGGCTCACTTGGGACACCGCGTTCTAGATACAATGATGATCGCACGGAAGTTAGAACCAACACGTGGTATATCTGGACTCGACGACTGGTTAGCTGCTTATGAGATTCCCGTTACACAGCGACATCATGCATTGGAAGATGCAAAAATGACAGCGAAGCTGTGGATCAATCTCATTCAACGCTTAAATGAACGAGGGGTTGTTACTTTGGGTGATCTCTACGCTTATTTGAGCAGAAGCTAG
- a CDS encoding TlpA family protein disulfide reductase, whose protein sequence is MNRNRWILIGLLLLLGVALYGNTGKGLLSFVRTTDKSETETNLDQNSESLSALAAAGAPKPGSATPEFTLKGLDGKSYQVGGQREKPLLLNFWASWCDPCKEEAPDLVDLAGKYSDKLDVYAVNVTQYDKIDNVKEFVETYNYTFPVLLDEKEEVFRKFNGAAFPTNVLIDKNGVIQELVIGVLSAEELEAKIKKLVD, encoded by the coding sequence ATGAATCGAAACAGATGGATTTTGATTGGCCTATTGCTTCTGCTGGGGGTCGCCCTATATGGAAACACTGGGAAAGGACTATTGTCCTTTGTAAGAACTACCGATAAATCAGAAACAGAAACTAATCTCGATCAAAATAGCGAATCATTGAGCGCTTTGGCTGCGGCTGGAGCACCTAAACCGGGGAGTGCAACACCTGAGTTCACACTCAAGGGGCTGGATGGAAAGTCATATCAGGTTGGTGGGCAGCGCGAGAAGCCGTTGTTGCTTAATTTCTGGGCATCTTGGTGTGATCCCTGCAAGGAAGAGGCTCCTGACTTAGTTGATCTAGCGGGTAAATATAGCGACAAGCTTGATGTTTATGCTGTGAATGTTACGCAGTACGACAAGATAGACAACGTTAAAGAGTTTGTGGAAACGTATAACTACACATTTCCGGTTTTATTAGATGAGAAGGAAGAGGTTTTTCGTAAATTTAACGGGGCTGCTTTTCCAACAAATGTATTGATCGATAAAAATGGAGTAATACAAGAACTGGTTATAGGCGTTCTCTCTGCAGAAGAGTTAGAAGCCAAAATAAAAAAGTTAGTAGATTGA
- the cimA gene encoding citramalate synthase: MSKAISIFDTTLRDGTQGEGISLSVDDKLKIAKRLDQLGVHYIEGGIPGSNNKDIEFFNRVKQLGLSAKITAFGSTRRKDSNAEHDSNLNSLIQSGAQAATLVGKSWDFHVHTALQTSLDENLAMIYDSIAYLKRQGLEVIFDAEHFFDGYKNNPAYALSVLRKAEEAGADWLTMCDTNGGSLPHEVHDIVTVVAGQVTSARLGIHTHNDCELAVANAISAVRAGAKQIQGTMNGYGERCGNANLCSVIPSLQLKLGYNVLEPDQLKQLTSTARYVSEIANVHMPINQPYVGSSAFAHKGGIHVSAILRDSRTYEHIAPETVGNHQRILVSELAGQSNILSKAQEMGIELSSDNDSTRDVISKIKDLEHEGYQFEGADASLELLLRQANGELKELFTFESFKMLVEKTAGNHVVSEAFVKLNIDGTSVYTAAEGNGPVNALDNALRKALISYYPGLQNMHLSDYKVRVLDDKDATASKVRVLIESTDVTNSWNTVGVSSNVIEASWEALVDSLRYALLRQTKRADYEEIPSAGRGLNNH, encoded by the coding sequence ATGTCAAAGGCCATATCTATCTTCGACACTACATTGCGAGACGGGACTCAAGGCGAAGGCATCAGCCTGTCTGTTGACGATAAGTTGAAGATCGCTAAAAGACTGGATCAGTTGGGTGTTCATTATATTGAAGGCGGTATCCCGGGAAGCAACAACAAAGATATTGAATTTTTCAATCGGGTTAAGCAACTTGGCCTATCAGCTAAGATTACAGCCTTCGGGAGCACTCGCCGTAAAGATAGCAATGCTGAGCATGATTCCAACCTGAACAGTTTGATTCAATCCGGCGCACAAGCCGCCACTCTGGTCGGTAAATCGTGGGATTTCCACGTTCACACCGCTCTTCAGACATCTCTTGATGAGAATCTAGCTATGATTTACGATTCTATCGCTTATTTGAAGCGTCAAGGACTTGAAGTTATTTTTGATGCCGAGCACTTCTTCGACGGGTATAAGAACAATCCAGCCTACGCACTTTCCGTCTTACGCAAAGCAGAAGAAGCCGGGGCAGACTGGCTTACTATGTGCGATACAAATGGTGGATCACTCCCCCATGAGGTTCACGATATCGTTACCGTAGTGGCAGGACAGGTCACCTCCGCCAGACTTGGTATTCATACACACAATGACTGTGAACTAGCCGTTGCCAACGCCATCAGTGCGGTACGCGCCGGAGCGAAGCAAATTCAAGGTACGATGAACGGTTATGGTGAACGTTGTGGCAATGCCAATCTGTGCTCAGTTATTCCTAGCTTACAACTTAAACTAGGTTATAACGTACTAGAACCAGATCAACTTAAACAATTAACAAGTACCGCTCGCTATGTCAGTGAGATCGCCAATGTGCATATGCCGATTAACCAGCCGTATGTTGGCTCCTCAGCGTTTGCCCACAAAGGTGGAATTCATGTATCTGCGATCCTTCGCGATTCTCGAACCTATGAACATATCGCTCCAGAAACTGTAGGAAACCATCAACGTATACTGGTCTCTGAGCTTGCTGGACAGAGTAATATTTTATCCAAAGCACAGGAAATGGGTATTGAGCTTAGTTCGGATAACGATAGCACTCGCGATGTGATCTCCAAGATCAAAGACTTAGAGCATGAGGGATACCAATTCGAAGGCGCTGACGCCTCGTTGGAACTGCTTCTACGCCAAGCGAACGGTGAACTTAAAGAACTATTCACTTTCGAATCATTTAAAATGTTGGTGGAAAAAACAGCAGGAAATCATGTTGTATCTGAAGCTTTCGTTAAGCTGAACATCGACGGTACAAGCGTATATACAGCAGCCGAAGGAAATGGGCCTGTGAACGCACTAGACAATGCACTTCGCAAAGCCCTCATAAGCTATTACCCTGGATTGCAGAATATGCACTTGTCCGACTATAAAGTTCGTGTCCTCGATGACAAAGACGCCACCGCTTCGAAAGTTAGAGTATTGATTGAGTCTACTGATGTCACTAACTCATGGAATACTGTAGGAGTATCAAGCAATGTTATTGAAGCGAGCTGGGAAGCGCTAGTAGATAGTCTCCGTTATGCCCTTTTGCGGCAAACCAAACGAGCAGATTATGAAGAAATCCCTTCAGCTGGCCGGGGGTTAAATAACCATTAA
- a CDS encoding DNA polymerase IV, with the protein MKNIEDYYPTKGRVVLHVDMNAFYCSVHEAEEPEKYKDQPTAVAGSVELRKGVIVTCSYTARRMGISTGMTVSQGLKKCPQLIVISPDFHLYRKYSKAFMAIAYSYTPLLQAVSIDECYLDITGSKQFGTPLDIAQAIQSRVASELGLPCSIGIAPNKLLAKMASDMKKPRGITVLRIRDVPALLWDKPCSDLFGIGKKTAEKLKRLSIYTIGQLAAADEHLLVERFGVNGYWMKQAANGLDDSPVVEERDKNKSIGHTTTMPRDISDMEDVQRVMLNIADQVARRLRRQNLVAQTIQITIRTPDMVTVTRSQTLGNVTESAEEIYREACDLYRRHFRGGKPVRLLGITLQNLLPKEEAALQLDLFEYEKQPKKESLTKVMDMLRDKFGEDAVLTAGMLGDDPSTLIRNHKIRGTSLQKVDIRENQEE; encoded by the coding sequence TTGAAAAATATTGAGGATTATTACCCCACTAAGGGTAGGGTTGTTCTTCATGTTGATATGAATGCCTTCTATTGTTCTGTTCACGAAGCGGAGGAACCGGAGAAATACAAGGATCAGCCAACAGCGGTTGCCGGAAGTGTAGAGCTTCGTAAGGGTGTCATTGTAACGTGCTCGTACACCGCACGGAGAATGGGTATTTCCACGGGGATGACGGTTAGTCAGGGCCTTAAGAAATGTCCGCAATTGATTGTTATTTCGCCTGACTTTCATCTCTATCGCAAATATTCCAAAGCTTTTATGGCTATTGCGTATAGTTATACACCTCTCTTGCAGGCAGTGTCTATAGACGAATGTTACTTAGATATTACGGGTTCCAAACAGTTTGGGACGCCTCTTGATATAGCTCAAGCTATACAATCAAGGGTCGCCAGTGAATTGGGACTGCCTTGCTCTATTGGGATTGCTCCTAATAAACTATTGGCAAAAATGGCGTCTGATATGAAGAAGCCTAGAGGGATTACGGTGTTAAGGATCCGCGATGTGCCAGCATTGCTATGGGATAAACCTTGTAGCGATTTGTTTGGTATAGGTAAAAAGACAGCGGAAAAGCTGAAACGCTTATCAATCTATACGATTGGGCAATTGGCAGCGGCAGATGAACATCTCTTAGTGGAGCGATTTGGTGTAAATGGCTATTGGATGAAACAAGCTGCTAATGGACTAGATGATTCACCAGTCGTAGAGGAACGAGATAAGAACAAGTCAATTGGACATACTACAACAATGCCTCGTGATATCAGTGATATGGAGGATGTGCAACGTGTAATGCTTAATATAGCCGATCAGGTAGCTCGTCGGCTTCGTCGGCAAAATCTGGTTGCGCAAACGATCCAAATTACGATTCGAACTCCCGATATGGTAACAGTTACGCGTTCTCAGACACTTGGTAATGTGACCGAATCGGCAGAAGAAATATACAGAGAGGCCTGTGATTTGTACCGTCGTCATTTCCGCGGAGGGAAGCCGGTTCGACTTTTAGGGATTACTCTGCAAAATCTTCTCCCTAAAGAAGAGGCGGCCTTACAACTGGACCTATTTGAATATGAAAAACAACCGAAGAAGGAGTCACTTACGAAGGTGATGGATATGCTTCGAGATAAATTTGGAGAAGATGCTGTCCTAACAGCAGGTATGCTAGGTGACGATCCATCTACACTGATAAGAAATCATAAAATTAGGGGGACTTCACTGCAAAAGGTCGATATCCGAGAAAATCAAGAGGAATGA
- a CDS encoding ferredoxin encodes MAKYTWVEKDTCIACGACGATAPDIYDYDDEGLAEVIYNDDANKGNVEIPEDLFDDLQDAADGCPTDSIKIADCPFNKEG; translated from the coding sequence ATGGCGAAATATACTTGGGTTGAAAAGGATACTTGTATTGCATGTGGAGCTTGTGGAGCAACAGCACCAGATATTTATGATTATGATGATGAAGGTTTGGCTGAAGTTATCTACAATGATGACGCTAACAAAGGTAATGTTGAAATTCCTGAAGATCTATTCGATGATCTGCAAGATGCAGCTGATGGATGCCCGACAGATTCTATCAAAATTGCGGATTGCCCATTCAACAAAGAAGGTTAA